In a single window of the Streptacidiphilus sp. P02-A3a genome:
- the groL gene encoding chaperonin GroEL (60 kDa chaperone family; promotes refolding of misfolded polypeptides especially under stressful conditions; forms two stacked rings of heptamers to form a barrel-shaped 14mer; ends can be capped by GroES; misfolded proteins enter the barrel where they are refolded when GroES binds) produces MAKIIAFDEEARRGLERGMNQLADAVKVTLGPKGRNVVLEKKWGAPTITNDGVSIAKEIELEDPYEKIGAELVKEVAKKTDDVAGDGTTTATVLAQALVREGLRNVAAGANPMALKRGIEKAVEAVSAQLLELAKDVETKEQIASTASISAADPQIGELIAEAMDKVGKEGVITVEESQTFGLELELTEGMRFDKGFISAYFATDLERMETSFDDPYILIANSKIGGVRDLLPILEKVMQSGKPLLVIAEDVEGEALSTLLVNKIKGVFKSVAVKAPGFGDRRKAMLGDIAILTGGTVISEEVGLKLENAGLELLGRARKVVITKDETTIVDGAGESDQVAGRVNQIRAEIENSDSDYDREKLQERLAKLAGGVAVIKAGAATEVELKERKHRIEDAVRNAKAAVEEGIVAGGGVALLQAGIVFDKLELEGDEATGANIVKVALEAPIKQIAFNAGLEGGVVVEKVRNLPAGHGLNAATGEYVDLIAAGIIDPAKVTRSALQNAASIAALFLTTEAVIADKPEKASAPAGGGMPGGDMDF; encoded by the coding sequence ATGGCCAAGATCATTGCGTTCGACGAGGAAGCTCGTCGCGGCCTTGAGCGCGGGATGAACCAGCTCGCCGACGCTGTCAAGGTCACGCTCGGCCCCAAGGGCCGCAACGTCGTCCTTGAGAAGAAGTGGGGAGCCCCCACGATCACCAACGACGGTGTCTCCATCGCCAAGGAGATCGAGCTGGAGGACCCGTACGAGAAGATCGGGGCCGAGCTCGTCAAGGAGGTCGCCAAGAAGACCGACGACGTCGCCGGTGACGGCACCACCACCGCCACCGTGCTCGCCCAGGCGCTGGTGCGCGAGGGCCTGCGCAACGTCGCGGCCGGCGCCAACCCGATGGCCCTGAAGCGCGGCATCGAGAAGGCCGTCGAGGCCGTCTCCGCCCAGCTGCTGGAGCTGGCGAAGGACGTGGAGACCAAGGAGCAGATCGCCTCCACCGCCTCCATCTCCGCCGCCGACCCGCAGATCGGCGAGCTCATCGCCGAGGCGATGGACAAGGTCGGCAAGGAAGGCGTCATCACCGTCGAGGAGTCGCAGACCTTCGGACTGGAGCTTGAGCTCACCGAGGGCATGCGCTTCGACAAGGGCTTCATCTCGGCCTACTTCGCCACCGACCTGGAGCGTATGGAGACGTCCTTCGACGACCCGTACATCCTGATCGCCAACTCCAAGATCGGCGGGGTCCGCGACCTGCTCCCGATCCTGGAGAAGGTCATGCAGTCCGGCAAGCCGCTGCTGGTCATCGCCGAGGACGTCGAGGGCGAGGCCCTGTCGACCCTGCTGGTGAACAAGATCAAGGGCGTCTTCAAGTCCGTCGCCGTCAAGGCCCCGGGCTTCGGTGACCGTCGCAAGGCCATGCTCGGCGACATCGCCATCCTCACCGGCGGCACGGTCATCTCCGAGGAGGTCGGCCTCAAGCTGGAGAACGCGGGCCTGGAGCTGCTCGGCCGCGCCCGCAAGGTCGTCATCACCAAGGACGAGACCACCATCGTGGACGGCGCGGGCGAGAGCGACCAGGTCGCCGGCCGGGTCAACCAGATCCGCGCCGAGATCGAGAACAGCGACTCGGACTACGACCGCGAGAAGCTCCAGGAGCGCCTGGCGAAGCTCGCCGGCGGTGTGGCCGTGATCAAGGCCGGTGCCGCCACCGAGGTCGAGCTCAAGGAGCGCAAGCACCGCATCGAGGACGCCGTCCGCAACGCGAAGGCCGCCGTCGAGGAGGGCATCGTCGCCGGTGGTGGCGTGGCGCTGCTGCAGGCCGGGATCGTCTTCGACAAGCTGGAGCTGGAGGGCGACGAGGCCACTGGCGCCAACATCGTCAAGGTCGCCCTTGAGGCCCCGATCAAGCAGATCGCCTTCAACGCCGGCCTTGAGGGCGGCGTCGTGGTGGAGAAGGTCCGCAACCTCCCGGCGGGCCACGGCCTGAACGCCGCCACCGGCGAGTACGTCGACCTGATCGCCGCGGGCATCATCGACCCGGCCAAGGTCACCCGCTCGGCGCTGCAGAACGCGGCCTCCATCGCCGCGCTCTTCCTCACCACCGAGGCCGTCATCGCCGACAAGCCGGAGAAGGCCTCCGCGCCCGCCGGTGGCGGCATGCCCGGCGGTGACATGGACTTCTGA
- a CDS encoding DUF4190 domain-containing protein, with the protein MPLSPPEPPEPPEPPAAPTEPTEPTEPAEPTGPAAPAAPPAAAPAAFAPPPGPWGPQPPHTVWAVPNPMPGMPGIPGSMPGSIPDNRTSGQAITAFVTGLFAVVPVSVVFGIVALVRIRRTRRRGKSLAIAGLVLSGGWLVLGLFGLLFGATYASMHATTVGTATGERPLQMLPIGTCYDQPSSEVTDFVPVVPCDQPHDRQLYAVLRSPTADAGTGADQQWSQAACVRALSTAFPDPAGVLDAAYVDTYYPDPSSFQEGEPLTSCALSARDSGQQLTGSLPEPGGTSGPLQQRYLRLTLQATLLRVEVADSIPGQWQSALPLAAALARADRAEAKVLESAPLGGGSMAEDTAALAQDDLAEAAQADRLASVTSSAQWSATLVDLQPPLWLQDVDTLRSALNLNTA; encoded by the coding sequence ATGCCGCTATCACCGCCCGAGCCGCCCGAGCCGCCCGAGCCGCCCGCCGCGCCCACTGAGCCCACGGAGCCCACGGAGCCCGCGGAGCCCACCGGGCCCGCCGCTCCGGCGGCGCCCCCGGCGGCCGCCCCGGCGGCATTCGCGCCGCCGCCCGGTCCCTGGGGGCCGCAGCCCCCGCACACCGTCTGGGCGGTGCCGAACCCGATGCCGGGCATGCCGGGCATACCGGGCTCCATGCCGGGCTCCATCCCGGACAACCGGACCAGCGGGCAGGCCATCACCGCCTTCGTGACCGGGCTGTTCGCGGTGGTCCCGGTCAGCGTGGTCTTCGGCATCGTCGCCCTGGTCCGGATCCGCCGCACCCGCCGGCGCGGGAAGAGCCTGGCCATCGCCGGACTGGTGCTGTCCGGCGGGTGGCTCGTGCTCGGCCTGTTCGGGCTGCTGTTCGGCGCGACCTACGCCTCGATGCACGCCACCACGGTGGGCACGGCGACCGGCGAGCGGCCGCTGCAGATGCTGCCGATCGGCACCTGCTACGACCAACCCTCGTCGGAGGTCACCGACTTCGTCCCGGTGGTGCCCTGCGACCAGCCGCACGACCGGCAGTTGTACGCGGTCCTGCGGTCCCCGACCGCCGACGCCGGAACGGGCGCGGACCAGCAGTGGTCCCAGGCCGCCTGCGTCAGGGCGCTGAGCACCGCGTTCCCTGATCCCGCCGGGGTGCTGGACGCGGCCTACGTCGACACCTACTACCCGGATCCGTCCTCCTTCCAGGAGGGAGAGCCGCTGACCAGCTGCGCGCTGTCCGCCAGGGACAGCGGCCAGCAGCTCACCGGGAGCCTGCCGGAGCCGGGCGGCACCAGCGGCCCGCTCCAGCAGCGCTACCTCCGGCTGACGCTCCAGGCGACGCTGCTGCGCGTCGAAGTGGCCGACAGCATCCCCGGCCAGTGGCAGTCGGCGCTGCCGCTGGCCGCCGCCCTCGCCCGGGCGGACCGGGCCGAGGCCAAGGTGCTCGAATCCGCGCCGCTCGGCGGCGGCTCCATGGCCGAGGACACCGCCGCGCTGGCCCAGGACGACCTGGCGGAGGCGGCGCAGGCGGACCGCCTGGCCTCGGTCACCTCGTCCGCCCAGTGGAGTGCGACGCTGGTCGACCTACAGCCGCCGCTGTGGCTCCAGGACGTCGACACACTCCGCTCCGCGCTGAACCTGAACACCGCCTGA
- a CDS encoding MoaD/ThiS family protein → MSVSVRIPTILRTYTGGAAEVKAEGATLAALIADLDANHAGIGDRVLDDTGKLRRFVNVYVNDDDVRFADGLGTATPDGAVVSIIPAVAGGC, encoded by the coding sequence ATGAGTGTTTCCGTCCGCATCCCGACGATCCTGCGCACCTACACCGGTGGCGCGGCCGAGGTGAAGGCCGAGGGCGCGACCCTGGCCGCGCTGATCGCCGACCTCGACGCCAACCACGCGGGCATCGGGGACCGCGTCCTGGACGACACCGGCAAGCTGCGCCGCTTCGTCAACGTGTACGTCAACGACGACGACGTGCGCTTCGCGGACGGCCTGGGCACGGCCACCCCGGACGGCGCGGTCGTCTCGATCATTCCCGCGGTCGCCGGCGGCTGCTGA
- the thrC gene encoding threonine synthase — MAVTAVKSITPESFGPAAALSCRECGARTPLAPDFACTECFGPLEIAYDLPTGDPEALRARIEAGPQNIWRYAPLLPVAADVAEHPNLNPGWTKLVKADNLARELGITGGLYIKDDSGNPTHSFKDRVVAIAVEAARTFGFTTLSCSSTGNLAGAVGAAAARTGLRSCVFIPNDLEQGKVVMAAVYGGELVGIDGNYDDVNRFCSELIGDPAGEGWGFVNVNLRPYYGEGSKTLAYEICEQLGWRLPDQIVIPIASGSQLTKIDKGLKELITLGLVEDKPYKIFGAQAEGCSPVSTAFKAGHDVVRPQKPNTIAKSLAIGNPADGPYVLDICRRTGGAVDDVDDEQVVDAIKLLARTEGIFAETAGGVTVGVLRKLVKNGLLDPAAETVILNTGDGLKTLDAVEPTTGLSATIRPTLDSFREAGLA, encoded by the coding sequence ATGGCAGTCACCGCTGTTAAGTCCATCACACCCGAGTCCTTCGGCCCCGCCGCCGCCCTGTCCTGTCGGGAGTGCGGCGCCCGCACCCCGCTGGCCCCGGACTTCGCCTGTACCGAGTGTTTCGGCCCGCTCGAAATCGCCTACGACCTGCCCACCGGCGACCCCGAGGCGCTGCGCGCCCGGATCGAGGCGGGTCCGCAGAACATCTGGCGCTACGCGCCGCTGCTCCCGGTCGCGGCCGACGTGGCCGAGCACCCGAACCTGAACCCGGGCTGGACCAAGCTGGTCAAGGCCGACAACCTGGCCCGCGAGCTGGGCATCACCGGCGGCCTGTACATCAAGGACGACTCGGGCAACCCGACCCACTCGTTCAAGGACCGGGTCGTCGCGATCGCCGTCGAGGCCGCCCGCACCTTCGGCTTCACCACGCTCTCCTGCTCCTCCACCGGCAACCTGGCCGGTGCCGTCGGCGCCGCCGCCGCCCGCACCGGACTGCGCTCCTGCGTCTTCATCCCGAACGACCTGGAGCAGGGCAAGGTCGTCATGGCCGCGGTCTACGGCGGCGAGCTGGTCGGCATCGACGGCAACTACGACGACGTGAACCGGTTCTGCTCGGAGCTGATCGGCGACCCGGCCGGTGAGGGCTGGGGCTTCGTCAACGTCAACCTGCGCCCCTACTACGGCGAGGGCTCCAAGACCCTGGCCTACGAGATCTGCGAGCAGCTGGGCTGGCGGCTGCCGGACCAGATCGTGATCCCGATCGCCTCCGGATCGCAGCTCACGAAGATCGACAAGGGGTTGAAGGAGCTGATCACCCTCGGCCTGGTCGAGGACAAGCCCTACAAGATCTTCGGCGCCCAGGCCGAGGGCTGCTCCCCGGTGTCCACCGCCTTCAAGGCGGGTCACGACGTGGTCCGCCCGCAGAAGCCGAACACCATCGCCAAGTCCCTGGCCATCGGCAACCCGGCGGACGGCCCGTACGTGCTGGACATCTGCCGCCGCACCGGCGGCGCGGTCGACGACGTCGACGACGAGCAGGTGGTGGACGCCATCAAGCTGCTCGCCCGCACCGAGGGCATCTTCGCGGAGACCGCCGGCGGCGTCACCGTCGGCGTGCTGCGGAAGCTCGTCAAGAACGGGCTGCTCGACCCCGCCGCCGAGACCGTCATCCTGAACACCGGTGACGGCCTGAAGACCCTGGACGCGGTGGAACCCACCACCGGCCTGTCCGCGACCATCCGTCCCACCCTTGACTCGTTCCGAGAGGCTGGCCTCGCATGA
- a CDS encoding AAA family ATPase, whose amino-acid sequence MRADVESLDLSDVTGNWVNAAILQREISDRIKALADLAHTPLFFGRLDYLHAPGLDLAEGEQFYIGRRHVHDAQGDPMVIDWRAPVSQPFYRASRKDPLDVALRRRFGYTGGDLTAYEDEHLTDPAELETTSALLAAEIERPRVGPMRDIVATIQPEQDEIVRADIHGSVCVQGAPGTGKTAVGLHRVAYLLYAHRERLARTGTLVIGPNRSFLQYIEQVLPALGELDVAQATVEELVAHVPVTGADPAPTAVVKGDARMAQVLHRAVRSGIRMPTEPCLVVRGSRRWRIPAYELEQLVQELLDRDIRYGAALAALPQRIAHLVLVKMEQAGEAPDDRVQDAVARNPAVRAAVKAVWPVVDPVKLVFRLLSDAEFLADCARDLLTPEEQRAVLWAKAPRGPKSAPWSLADAVLIDETRDLVERTSSLGHVVLDEAQDLSPMQYRAVGRRCTTGSTTVLGDIAQGTTPWATATWAEALHHLGKPESRVEALTKTFRVPSEVIRYASRLLPGIAPDLAPAESVRESRGALRVLPLPDAEGSTAAVLDACREALGNEGSIALIAADARIPALGAALEAAGLPYLDPGTETSAESRLTLVPASLAKGLEYDYVVLDEPAAIVDGEPDPRTGLRRLYVCLTRPVSGLTVLHARPLPSALAG is encoded by the coding sequence ATGCGCGCGGACGTGGAGTCGCTGGACCTCTCCGACGTCACCGGGAACTGGGTGAACGCGGCGATCCTGCAACGCGAGATCTCCGACCGCATCAAGGCCCTGGCCGACCTGGCGCACACCCCGCTGTTCTTCGGCCGCCTCGACTACCTGCACGCCCCCGGACTCGACCTGGCGGAGGGCGAGCAGTTCTACATCGGGCGGCGGCACGTCCACGACGCCCAGGGCGACCCGATGGTCATCGACTGGCGCGCGCCGGTCTCCCAGCCGTTCTACCGCGCCAGCCGCAAGGACCCGCTGGACGTCGCGCTGCGCCGCCGCTTCGGCTACACCGGCGGCGACCTCACCGCCTACGAGGACGAGCACCTGACCGACCCGGCCGAGCTGGAGACCACCAGCGCGCTGCTCGCCGCCGAGATCGAACGCCCCCGCGTCGGCCCGATGCGCGACATCGTCGCCACCATCCAGCCCGAGCAGGACGAGATCGTCCGCGCCGACATCCACGGCAGCGTCTGCGTCCAGGGCGCGCCCGGCACCGGGAAGACCGCCGTCGGCCTGCACCGCGTCGCGTACCTGCTGTACGCGCACCGGGAGCGGCTGGCCCGGACCGGGACCCTGGTGATCGGCCCGAACCGCTCCTTCCTCCAGTACATCGAGCAGGTGCTGCCCGCCCTGGGCGAGCTGGACGTCGCCCAGGCCACGGTGGAGGAGCTGGTCGCGCACGTCCCGGTCACCGGCGCGGACCCGGCACCGACCGCCGTGGTCAAGGGCGACGCCAGGATGGCCCAGGTGCTCCACCGGGCGGTCCGCTCCGGCATCCGGATGCCCACCGAGCCCTGCCTGGTGGTCCGCGGCTCGCGCCGCTGGCGGATCCCGGCGTACGAGCTGGAGCAGCTCGTCCAGGAGCTGCTGGACCGCGACATCCGCTACGGCGCGGCGCTGGCCGCGCTGCCGCAGCGGATCGCGCACCTGGTGCTGGTGAAGATGGAGCAGGCGGGCGAGGCCCCGGACGACCGGGTGCAGGACGCGGTGGCCCGCAACCCCGCCGTCCGGGCGGCGGTCAAGGCCGTGTGGCCGGTGGTCGACCCGGTGAAGCTGGTGTTCCGGCTGCTCAGCGACGCCGAGTTCCTGGCCGACTGCGCCCGGGACCTGCTCACCCCCGAGGAGCAGCGGGCGGTGCTCTGGGCCAAGGCCCCGCGCGGCCCGAAGAGCGCGCCCTGGTCCCTGGCCGACGCCGTGCTCATCGACGAGACCCGCGACCTGGTGGAACGCACCTCCTCGCTCGGGCACGTGGTGCTCGACGAGGCGCAGGACCTCTCCCCGATGCAGTACCGGGCGGTGGGCCGCCGCTGCACCACCGGATCGACCACCGTGCTCGGCGACATCGCCCAGGGCACCACCCCGTGGGCGACCGCGACCTGGGCCGAGGCGCTGCACCACCTGGGCAAGCCGGAGTCCAGGGTCGAGGCGCTGACCAAGACCTTCCGGGTGCCCAGCGAGGTGATCCGGTACGCCTCCCGGCTGCTCCCCGGGATCGCGCCCGACCTGGCCCCGGCCGAGTCGGTCCGTGAGTCGCGGGGCGCGCTGCGGGTGCTGCCGCTGCCGGACGCCGAGGGCTCGACGGCGGCGGTGCTGGACGCCTGCCGCGAGGCGCTGGGCAACGAGGGCTCGATCGCGCTGATCGCCGCCGACGCCCGGATCCCGGCGCTGGGCGCGGCTCTGGAGGCGGCGGGTCTGCCCTACCTGGACCCGGGCACCGAGACCTCCGCCGAGTCCCGGCTGACGCTGGTCCCGGCGTCGCTGGCGAAGGGCCTGGAGTACGACTACGTGGTCCTGGACGAGCCGGCCGCGATCGTCGACGGCGAGCCCGACCCGCGGACCGGGCTGCGCCGCCTCTACGTCTGCCTGACCCGTCCGGTCTCCGGTCTGACCGTGCTGCACGCCAGGCCGCTGCCGTCCGCCCTGGCGGGCTGA
- a CDS encoding deoxyribonuclease IV produces the protein MNATAAPQPSGTPTARAGRRGATAPTARAAARGAAPRNPVGAHVPVAGRGLVGTGLARAREIGAEAVQVFVANPRGWATPAGDPARDEAFREACREQRIPAYVHAPYLINFGSDNAVTRERSAESLRHSLYRARAIGAAGVVVHTGSAVGTEPDGGSRHATALALVREGVRPLLDELDALGEDAPWLLLEPTAGQGRSLCSRLEDLAEYTDALDRHPRVGVCLDTCHAFAAGHDLAAVGGVGAALDALTASVGPGRLKLIHANDSADAVGSHRDRHANIGAGRIGADPFRELFAHPATAGVPLILETPDRDAAAGAGYAADLVLLKRLRQQAAG, from the coding sequence ATGAACGCGACCGCTGCTCCGCAGCCTTCGGGTACGCCGACCGCCCGGGCCGGTCGCCGCGGCGCGACCGCGCCGACCGCCCGGGCCGCCGCTCGCGGAGCGGCGCCGCGCAATCCCGTCGGGGCGCACGTGCCGGTGGCCGGTCGGGGGCTGGTGGGGACCGGGCTGGCGCGGGCGCGCGAGATCGGCGCGGAGGCGGTGCAGGTCTTCGTCGCCAATCCGCGCGGCTGGGCCACCCCGGCCGGGGACCCGGCCCGGGACGAGGCGTTCCGCGAGGCCTGCCGGGAGCAGCGGATCCCCGCCTACGTGCACGCCCCCTACCTGATCAACTTCGGCTCCGACAACGCGGTCACCCGCGAGCGCTCGGCCGAGTCGCTGCGCCACTCGCTGTACCGCGCCCGGGCGATCGGCGCGGCGGGCGTGGTGGTGCACACCGGCTCCGCCGTCGGCACGGAGCCGGACGGCGGCTCCCGGCACGCCACCGCGCTGGCGCTGGTACGCGAGGGCGTCCGCCCGCTGCTGGACGAGCTGGACGCGCTCGGCGAGGACGCCCCCTGGCTGCTGCTGGAGCCCACCGCCGGGCAGGGCCGCTCGCTCTGCTCCCGGCTGGAGGACCTGGCCGAGTACACGGACGCGCTGGACCGGCACCCCCGGGTCGGCGTCTGCCTGGACACCTGCCACGCCTTCGCCGCCGGTCACGACCTGGCCGCCGTCGGCGGCGTCGGCGCGGCGCTGGACGCGCTCACGGCGTCCGTCGGCCCCGGGCGGCTGAAGCTGATCCACGCCAACGACTCCGCCGACGCCGTCGGCTCGCACCGGGACCGGCACGCCAACATCGGCGCGGGCCGGATCGGCGCCGACCCCTTCCGGGAGCTGTTCGCCCACCCGGCCACCGCCGGAGTCCCGCTGATCCTGGAGACGCCGGACCGCGACGCCGCCGCCGGTGCGGGCTACGCCGCCGACCTGGTGCTGCTCAAGCGGCTGCGGCAGCAGGCCGCGGGCTGA
- a CDS encoding copper homeostasis protein CutC yields the protein MSKRAIFEVIATSAQDAVAAAAGGADRLELAGDMAADGLTPSVAEFARIRAAVHIPLRVMLRDRDGFLPRDLDALCVTAEQLRAEGAEEFVLGFLTADGEVDMEAVRTVLSAIPGCRWTFHRALDNAADRTAVRAAIDGLPGLDTVLTAGSPAGVASGLDVLATETACAGQPGYNPQILVGGGLKTHQVAGLRALGVDGFHVGGMVRTGGWDTPVDTGLVQQWRRLVDAEVGAAA from the coding sequence GTGAGTAAGCGTGCAATCTTCGAGGTGATCGCCACCTCCGCGCAGGACGCGGTAGCCGCCGCCGCCGGCGGCGCGGATCGCCTTGAACTGGCCGGTGACATGGCCGCCGACGGGCTCACGCCCTCTGTAGCGGAGTTCGCCCGGATCCGGGCGGCGGTGCACATCCCGTTGCGGGTCATGCTGCGCGACCGCGACGGCTTCCTGCCCCGCGACCTGGACGCGCTGTGCGTCACCGCGGAGCAGCTGCGGGCCGAGGGCGCGGAGGAGTTCGTCCTCGGCTTCCTCACCGCCGACGGCGAGGTGGACATGGAGGCGGTCCGCACCGTGCTGTCCGCCATCCCCGGCTGCCGCTGGACCTTCCACCGGGCCCTGGACAACGCCGCCGACCGGACGGCGGTCCGGGCCGCGATCGACGGACTGCCCGGCCTGGACACCGTGCTCACGGCGGGCTCCCCGGCCGGGGTGGCCTCCGGCCTGGACGTCCTCGCCACCGAGACCGCCTGCGCGGGCCAGCCGGGCTACAACCCGCAGATCCTGGTCGGCGGCGGCCTGAAGACGCACCAGGTCGCCGGACTGCGGGCGCTGGGCGTCGACGGCTTCCACGTCGGCGGCATGGTCCGCACCGGCGGTTGGGACACGCCGGTGGACACCGGCCTGGTCCAGCAGTGGCGCCGCCTCGTCGACGCCGAGGTGGGCGCCGCGGCCTGA
- a CDS encoding glucosyl-3-phosphoglycerate synthase, with protein MLDEVADWLGRRSWTAADRPLPRLLAAKRATGSTVSVVLPALDEEATVGDIVAVIRRELMEAVPLVDELVVVDSGSTDGTARVAAAAGARVVRRDEILPRLPVEPGKGEVLWRSLLATSGDIVCFVDADLREFSSAFVSGIVGPLLTEPGVAFVKAMYDRPLETGTVSIPAGGGRVTELVARPLLNLHWPRLAGFVQPLGGEYAARRSLLEQLPFATGYGVELGLLVDALELAGLDALAQVDVGVRYHRHQDAQALGRMAAAIYRTALDRLARADRLKAGDELITPRLTQFTRSPEGFTPNTVPVPAIDRPPVVTLPEYRV; from the coding sequence GTGCTTGACGAGGTCGCGGACTGGCTGGGCCGCCGCTCCTGGACGGCCGCCGACCGCCCGCTGCCGCGGCTGCTGGCCGCGAAACGGGCCACCGGTTCGACGGTCAGCGTGGTGCTGCCCGCGCTGGACGAGGAGGCGACGGTCGGCGACATCGTCGCGGTGATCAGACGCGAGCTGATGGAGGCCGTGCCCCTGGTGGACGAACTGGTGGTGGTCGACTCCGGGTCCACCGACGGCACCGCCCGGGTCGCCGCCGCCGCCGGGGCGCGGGTGGTGCGCCGGGACGAGATCCTGCCGCGGCTGCCCGTCGAGCCCGGCAAGGGCGAGGTGCTGTGGCGCTCGCTGCTGGCGACCAGCGGCGACATCGTCTGCTTCGTCGACGCCGACCTGCGGGAGTTCTCCTCGGCGTTCGTCTCCGGCATCGTCGGGCCGCTGCTGACCGAGCCCGGGGTGGCCTTCGTCAAGGCCATGTACGACCGGCCGCTGGAGACCGGCACGGTGAGCATCCCGGCCGGTGGCGGCCGGGTCACCGAGCTGGTCGCCCGCCCGCTGCTGAACCTGCACTGGCCCCGGCTGGCCGGGTTCGTGCAGCCGCTCGGCGGCGAGTACGCGGCCCGCCGCTCGCTGCTGGAGCAGCTGCCCTTCGCCACCGGCTACGGCGTGGAGCTGGGCCTGCTGGTGGACGCGCTGGAGCTGGCCGGGCTGGACGCGCTGGCCCAGGTCGACGTCGGCGTGCGGTACCACCGGCACCAGGACGCGCAGGCCCTGGGCCGGATGGCGGCCGCCATCTACCGGACCGCGCTGGACCGGCTGGCCCGCGCCGACCGGCTGAAGGCGGGCGACGAACTGATCACTCCGCGGCTCACCCAGTTCACCCGTTCGCCCGAGGGCTTCACCCCGAACACCGTGCCGGTGCCCG
- a CDS encoding cold-shock protein, protein MAQGTVKWFNAEKGYGFIAVDGGADVFVHYSAIQMDGYRSLEEGQRVEFEISQGQKGPQADMVRVV, encoded by the coding sequence ATGGCTCAGGGCACCGTCAAGTGGTTCAACGCGGAGAAGGGGTACGGCTTCATCGCGGTCGACGGTGGTGCGGACGTGTTCGTCCACTACAGCGCGATCCAGATGGACGGGTACCGGTCGCTCGAAGAGGGCCAGCGAGTCGAGTTCGAGATCTCGCAGGGTCAGAAGGGTCCGCAGGCGGACATGGTCCGCGTGGTGTGA
- a CDS encoding DUF4232 domain-containing protein — translation MRVQRVAIAATAALLGSLALSACGGGTGSVAAGGQVSVAASGAASGPSASGPASGPASGSTGSTGSSGSGGAGASGGSSPAPGTAAPVASTGGSGTGGSTGGSPAAARCTTAHLGFAIGPDSGPQAVGDTSAAEVVKLTNNGGSSCVMHGFPGVDLKTNYGTVAVARAEQTPRTITVAPGASALFSIDYPVNNTGGSGVRVDSMVITPPNETHSYTLAWNQGTLPATDGSGPSLDVTPVVLMAD, via the coding sequence ATGCGAGTTCAGCGAGTGGCGATTGCGGCGACGGCGGCCCTTCTCGGCAGCCTGGCGCTGAGCGCGTGCGGCGGCGGCACCGGCTCGGTGGCGGCGGGCGGACAGGTCTCGGTCGCGGCCTCCGGTGCGGCCTCCGGCCCGTCGGCTTCGGGCCCGGCCTCGGGCCCGGCCTCCGGCTCGACCGGCTCGACCGGCTCCTCCGGCAGCGGGGGCGCCGGAGCGTCCGGCGGCTCGTCCCCGGCTCCGGGCACCGCCGCCCCGGTCGCCTCCACCGGCGGCAGCGGCACCGGCGGCAGCACCGGTGGCAGCCCGGCCGCGGCCAGGTGCACCACCGCGCACCTGGGCTTCGCCATCGGTCCGGACAGCGGCCCGCAGGCCGTCGGCGACACCAGCGCCGCCGAGGTGGTCAAGCTCACCAACAACGGCGGCAGCAGCTGCGTCATGCACGGCTTCCCCGGCGTCGACCTGAAGACCAACTACGGGACGGTCGCGGTGGCGCGCGCCGAGCAGACCCCGCGGACGATCACCGTGGCGCCCGGGGCCAGCGCCCTGTTCAGCATCGACTACCCGGTGAACAACACCGGCGGCAGCGGCGTCCGGGTCGACTCGATGGTGATCACCCCGCCCAACGAGACCCACTCGTACACCCTGGCCTGGAACCAGGGCACGCTCCCGGCCACCGACGGCTCCGGCCCCTCGCTCGACGTCACCCCGGTCGTGCTGATGGCCGACTGA
- a CDS encoding DUF4031 domain-containing protein — translation MILIDPPTWPGHGRLWSHLVSDSSYEELHAFARDLDVPARGFERDHYDLPERLYARALAAGAQPVGSRELVARITAAGLRRRKRHQGRPQGRVSPPAA, via the coding sequence ATGATCCTGATCGACCCGCCCACCTGGCCGGGCCACGGCCGGTTGTGGTCGCACCTGGTCAGCGACAGCTCGTACGAGGAGTTGCACGCCTTCGCGCGCGACCTGGACGTCCCCGCGCGCGGCTTCGAACGCGACCACTACGACCTGCCGGAACGCCTCTACGCGCGGGCGCTGGCGGCGGGCGCGCAGCCGGTCGGCAGCCGCGAGCTGGTCGCCCGGATCACCGCCGCCGGGCTGCGCCGCCGCAAGCGCCACCAGGGCCGACCCCAGGGCCGGGTCAGCCCGCCAGCTGCCTGA